TACGACGATGCGCAGATTTTGCTGGTAACGCAAACCGCAACGATCTATGCGGCGATTCGTACCCTGGAATCACGTCTGAATATCGTGCATGGCAATGCCGATATTCAAAGACGCAGCCTGGAGATTACCGAGCATCTTTTTAAAAGCGGCAATGAATCCGAACTCGATCTGCAACAAGCCAAAACCCAATACTTGAGCACGGTTGCCAGTATTCCGGCGCTCGAAGCGTCTTTGCGCACCACGCAAAATGCCTTGGCCGTCATTTTGGCCAGGCCGCCGGGCCCGTTACCTGAAATGGCGAGCGGTGTGGGCGTCATTCCGCAAGCAAACCTTTTGATGGTGGCTGACCTGCCCGCCGATTTGCTGCGCCGCCGCCCGGATGTACGGACGGCTGAAATGCAATTGATGGCGCAATCTGCATTGATTGGCGTGGCACAAGCCGATTTGTATCCGTCACTCACTCTGCTCGGGTCATTGGGTGTTTCTGCCGCTTCGATTTCAGGATCACCCACCACTGCAGCTTTGAGTGCGGGTCCAAGCTTTACCTGGAATATCTTTGACTATGGCCGCATCCGGAATAACGTCCGGGTGCAGGACGCGCGTTTCCAGGAACTGGCCGAACTGTACCAGGACAGCGTGTTACAAGCCGCAGGCGAAGTGGATAACGCCGCCGTTTCTTATGCCAAAAGCCTGGAGCAAGTCAGCCTGCTGGACCAAGGCGAAGTGGCGGCCAAGCGCGCGCTGGCTATCGCCAATATTCAATATCGCGAAGGCATGGCGGATTTTGAACGCGTGCTGGATGCCCAGCGCGCCTTGTTTAGTCAGCAAGAACGCGTCGTGACCAACCGGGGCGATGTCGTCGGTAATCTGATTGCGGTTTACAAGGCAATGGGCGGTGCGTGGCAAGTCGCCAGACCAGAGCCGTTCCTGGACGATGCGACGAAAAAGACCATGAAAGAGCGGACTAACTGGGGCGACTTGCTGGATGTGCCCTTGCCTGCCACTGACGCAGATCCCATGACGAGAAAATGATGAGTGACTCAAGTCCTTCACAAGACACCGCGCCTGCAGCCCCAGCGCCACCGGTAATT
This genomic interval from Silvimonas soli contains the following:
- a CDS encoding efflux transporter outer membrane subunit, with the translated sequence MAEIVSATAKPLARRCASLLVAFSVSACTVVGPNYVRPASDIAPDWQSSSMVPVPKQTGDMAQWWKHFNDPVLNGLIDEALRKNHSAKIAALRVMEARAQLEIAGSNLYPQLQQATGSALYAARRPSGGVTSSQWNYSAGVNIGWELDFWGRFQRGIEAADANYLASLDSYDDAQILLVTQTATIYAAIRTLESRLNIVHGNADIQRRSLEITEHLFKSGNESELDLQQAKTQYLSTVASIPALEASLRTTQNALAVILARPPGPLPEMASGVGVIPQANLLMVADLPADLLRRRPDVRTAEMQLMAQSALIGVAQADLYPSLTLLGSLGVSAASISGSPTTAALSAGPSFTWNIFDYGRIRNNVRVQDARFQELAELYQDSVLQAAGEVDNAAVSYAKSLEQVSLLDQGEVAAKRALAIANIQYREGMADFERVLDAQRALFSQQERVVTNRGDVVGNLIAVYKAMGGAWQVARPEPFLDDATKKTMKERTNWGDLLDVPLPATDADPMTRK